A region of bacterium DNA encodes the following proteins:
- the ahcY gene encoding adenosylhomocysteinase: MTEATKLKYQIKDINLAESGKNQIEWADRDMPVLESIRKRFETEKPLQGFRIAACCHVTKETANLAITLKAGGADAVLIASNPLSTQDDVAASLVKDYGIPVFAIKGEDAETYTKHVNIALDHKPQIIIDDGSDVVATLIKERPDQIKDIIGTTEETTTGIVRLNAMEKGGKLTFPAMAVNDSQTKHFFDNRYGTGQSTLDGVIRATNILIAGKNLVVVGYGWCGKGCAMRARGLGANVIVTEIDPVKAIEAVMDGFRVMPMAEAASIGDIFITVTGNRHVINTDHFKLMKDFAIVCNSGHFDLELDMAGLNKLTKNKKKIRTFLDQHKLESGKSVLVLGEGRLVNLAAAEGHPASVMDMSFANQALAVEYLIKNQGELENKVHVLPREVDQNIAKLKLASMGVKIDELTPAMVEYMNSWEVGT; this comes from the coding sequence ATGACAGAAGCAACAAAATTAAAATACCAGATTAAAGACATTAACCTTGCTGAATCAGGCAAGAACCAGATTGAATGGGCAGACAGAGATATGCCTGTACTTGAATCAATCAGAAAAAGATTTGAAACAGAAAAACCTCTTCAGGGTTTTAGAATAGCAGCTTGCTGCCACGTTACCAAAGAAACAGCAAACCTTGCAATTACTCTTAAAGCCGGCGGTGCAGACGCTGTTTTGATTGCATCAAACCCGCTTTCTACACAGGATGATGTTGCAGCTTCCCTCGTAAAAGATTATGGAATTCCTGTATTTGCAATAAAAGGCGAAGACGCTGAAACATACACTAAACACGTAAACATTGCACTTGATCACAAACCTCAAATCATTATTGATGACGGTTCAGACGTAGTTGCAACACTTATTAAAGAAAGACCGGATCAGATTAAAGATATTATCGGAACTACAGAAGAAACCACCACCGGAATCGTAAGACTTAATGCAATGGAAAAAGGCGGAAAATTAACTTTCCCTGCGATGGCTGTTAATGATTCTCAGACAAAGCATTTCTTTGATAACAGGTATGGAACAGGTCAAAGCACATTAGACGGTGTAATAAGAGCTACTAATATTCTTATTGCAGGAAAAAATCTTGTAGTTGTCGGATATGGCTGGTGCGGAAAAGGTTGCGCTATGAGAGCAAGAGGTTTAGGCGCAAATGTTATAGTTACTGAAATTGATCCTGTTAAAGCTATTGAAGCTGTAATGGACGGCTTCAGAGTTATGCCTATGGCTGAGGCTGCTTCAATCGGTGATATCTTTATTACAGTTACCGGAAACAGACACGTAATCAATACAGACCATTTCAAATTAATGAAAGACTTTGCTATAGTTTGTAATTCAGGACATTTTGACCTTGAATTAGATATGGCAGGTCTTAATAAACTGACAAAAAACAAGAAAAAAATCAGAACTTTCCTTGATCAGCACAAATTAGAATCAGGAAAATCAGTTCTTGTTCTTGGAGAAGGCAGACTCGTAAACCTTGCTGCGGCAGAAGGACACCCTGCAAGCGTAATGGATATGAGTTTTGCAAATCAGGCTCTTGCTGTTGAGTATTTAATCAAAAATCAGGGCGAACTTGAAAATAAAGTTCATGTTCTTCCCAGAGAAGTTGATCAGAACATTGCTAAGCTTAAACTTGCTTCAATGGGTGTTAAGATTGATGAATTGACCCCTGCAATGGTTGAATATATGAACAGCTGGGAAGTTGGAACATAA
- a CDS encoding matrixin family metalloprotease, which produces MKTKIISLILSIFLLFETMPVIAVVHQVRNSPAQFVETAHKAYNRNDFLKAGQYYEKAYSVEKNQVFIDNAITAYSSYAFNLANEKKYDEAIKYCQKVLSLRQSEQNTKELLSDIYYSRSSYNFYNGNPQKAKEDLENSLKYSMLPEQAQKAREGLSQLKETGGDLEFKPITTSAPDSMPELVKLVEMKIYGKSHDNLPVLERIAKLEKDIFNKNYNDESLTVRLDRLKKAALPELAQKPANNFGEEQDYIQDIIEQSSGTAKIFGKMPIIVYIDDADVKNYKKYYRDAVKDAMKEWENASGGKIKFETSNDPKNANLKIVWTEYFEDFAWQPELKKEDVSAEKQKLKYKKASSIVQIGSIAAMVLGGLVGVPVIGLVGSVGGSVASPLLQYKGLNLDDRIMKVKINTDCTSGMTKEQSFEKIKQIAMHQLGHSIGIYGHSPDSNDIMYGNFNVNKLSDRDKNTIKEIYKNVKTNSK; this is translated from the coding sequence ATGAAAACAAAAATAATTTCATTAATTTTATCAATATTTTTGCTCTTTGAAACAATGCCTGTTATTGCAGTTGTGCATCAGGTAAGAAATTCGCCTGCTCAATTCGTAGAAACTGCCCATAAGGCTTATAACAGGAATGATTTTCTTAAAGCAGGACAGTATTATGAAAAAGCGTATTCTGTCGAAAAAAATCAGGTTTTTATTGATAATGCTATAACTGCATATTCCAGCTATGCTTTTAATCTGGCAAATGAAAAAAAATATGATGAGGCTATAAAATACTGCCAAAAAGTGCTTTCGCTGCGCCAATCCGAGCAAAATACAAAAGAGCTTCTTTCTGATATTTATTATTCAAGAAGTTCGTATAATTTTTATAATGGAAACCCGCAAAAAGCAAAAGAAGATCTTGAAAATTCATTAAAATACAGTATGCTTCCCGAGCAGGCGCAGAAAGCAAGAGAAGGACTTTCTCAACTTAAAGAAACAGGAGGCGATTTGGAATTTAAACCGATAACAACTTCTGCTCCTGATTCAATGCCCGAGCTTGTCAAGCTTGTAGAAATGAAGATTTACGGCAAATCTCATGATAATTTGCCTGTATTAGAAAGAATTGCAAAACTTGAAAAAGATATATTCAACAAAAATTATAATGATGAAAGTTTAACTGTCAGGTTAGATCGTTTAAAGAAAGCTGCTTTGCCGGAACTTGCACAAAAACCCGCAAATAATTTCGGCGAGGAGCAGGATTATATTCAGGACATAATTGAACAGAGCAGCGGAACAGCAAAAATATTCGGTAAAATGCCTATAATTGTTTATATAGATGACGCAGATGTCAAAAATTACAAAAAATATTACAGAGACGCTGTTAAAGATGCTATGAAAGAATGGGAAAATGCTTCGGGAGGCAAAATAAAATTTGAAACCTCCAATGATCCAAAGAACGCAAACTTAAAAATAGTATGGACTGAGTATTTTGAGGATTTTGCATGGCAGCCCGAGCTTAAAAAAGAAGATGTGTCGGCAGAAAAACAAAAATTGAAATATAAAAAAGCAAGTTCTATTGTGCAGATAGGTTCAATTGCTGCAATGGTTTTGGGAGGGCTGGTCGGTGTTCCTGTGATTGGGCTGGTAGGTTCAGTTGGAGGTTCTGTCGCTTCTCCTCTTCTTCAGTATAAGGGATTAAACCTTGATGACAGGATAATGAAAGTCAAAATTAATACAGACTGCACTTCCGGCATGACAAAAGAGCAGTCTTTTGAAAAAATAAAGCAGATTGCAATGCATCAGCTGGGACATTCTATAGGGATTTACGGCCATAGTCCTGATTCTAATGACATAATGTACGGCAATTTTAATGTAAATAAGCTTTCTGACAGAGATAAGAATACTATTAAAGAAATTTACAAAAATGTAAAAACAAATAGCAAATAA
- a CDS encoding diacylglycerol kinase family protein → MPMRKKIFLFPNPDFDKKYMGGISRLYQIFCKEYDFNLEIIDDDFLKNHKPDEHKKDLIVIAGGDGTIHRVINNIPEKFFSSYKFGLIPAGTANEFAKSLNLPCYLEDAAFIIANENEENNVFHKVALVKGKYKFLTGLLYGVACQVLQSTSQNAKVFWGSFAYNLPGFMSLTNFYDHIKKFKIDSTEFQTGYLIINNASLTGKDLSFEDTKDENKDLFSFMYVSPDVTPSDMLWLLVKSRTRMSILQDASIFYAQMDKIHLEFDGKNLFMLDGELYEFSSPLTIKHHDKRIEVICF, encoded by the coding sequence ATGCCTATGAGAAAAAAAATATTTTTGTTCCCTAATCCTGATTTTGACAAAAAATATATGGGCGGAATAAGCAGGCTCTACCAGATATTCTGCAAAGAATATGATTTTAATCTTGAAATTATTGATGATGATTTTCTTAAAAACCATAAACCTGATGAACACAAAAAAGACCTTATAGTCATTGCAGGAGGGGATGGAACAATTCACAGGGTTATAAATAATATTCCCGAAAAGTTTTTTTCTTCTTATAAATTCGGCTTAATTCCCGCGGGAACAGCAAATGAATTTGCAAAAAGCTTGAATCTGCCATGTTACCTTGAAGATGCAGCTTTTATAATAGCAAATGAAAATGAGGAAAATAATGTTTTTCATAAAGTCGCATTAGTTAAAGGAAAATATAAATTTTTAACAGGCTTATTATACGGGGTTGCCTGTCAGGTACTTCAGTCAACTTCTCAAAATGCAAAGGTTTTTTGGGGTTCTTTTGCCTATAATTTACCGGGATTTATGTCTTTAACTAATTTTTATGACCATATAAAAAAATTCAAAATAGATTCAACGGAATTTCAGACAGGATATCTAATCATAAATAATGCGAGTTTAACAGGCAAAGATTTATCTTTTGAGGATACAAAAGACGAAAACAAAGATTTGTTTTCTTTTATGTACGTTTCTCCCGATGTAACGCCCTCTGATATGCTGTGGCTTCTGGTAAAAAGCCGGACACGCATGAGTATTTTGCAGGACGCTTCGATTTTTTATGCCCAAATGGATAAAATTCATCTTGAGTTTGACGGAAAAAATCTATTTATGCTTGACGGAGAGCTTTATGAATTTTCTTCACCCCTGACTATAAAGCATCATGACAAGCGTATCGAGGTTATTTGCTTTTAA
- a CDS encoding HD domain-containing protein has protein sequence INNPNKIKDPEILRFGIFMHDIVNGSPNDVEDSVEIALKLLHKSENSKFKNKENLLREIILATKHDSSVPENLSLEAKIIADIDLSILGSDKSSYNIYAKQIRREYSRYPDDVYNPGRIAVLKGILIKHNIYKTDFFQKKYEQKARINIQNEIDFLAGNN, from the coding sequence ATTAATAACCCTAATAAGATAAAAGATCCTGAAATTCTTAGGTTTGGAATTTTTATGCATGATATTGTGAATGGCTCACCTAATGATGTAGAAGATAGCGTGGAAATTGCACTTAAATTGCTACATAAATCAGAAAATTCGAAATTTAAGAATAAAGAAAATTTATTGAGAGAAATTATATTAGCAACGAAACATGATAGCAGTGTTCCTGAAAATTTATCTTTGGAAGCAAAGATTATTGCAGACATTGATTTATCTATTTTGGGTTCAGATAAATCATCTTATAATATTTATGCAAAACAAATCCGAAGAGAATATTCGCGATATCCCGATGATGTTTATAACCCTGGACGAATAGCAGTTTTAAAAGGGATTTTAATTAAGCATAATATCTATAAAACAGATTTCTTCCAAAAAAAATATGAACAAAAAGCCAGAATAAATATACAAAATGAAATAGATTTTTTGGCTGGCAACAATTAA